The following are encoded in a window of Ignavibacteriales bacterium genomic DNA:
- the nth gene encoding endonuclease III: MANKKEILHAKKIFDQLKKEYPVVKVALDFANPFELLISTILSAQSTDVRVNIVTDDLFKKYKSPKDYVSAPQEELEKDIFSTGFYKQKAKSIRNCCQVLIDKFGGKVPANFELLIQLPGVGRKTASVVAGNGFGIPAIAVDTHVIRLSNLLGLVNTNDPEKIELKLKEMLPEKDWINSSHYLVTHGRNICIARKPKCVDCIIGKICPSFNPLPTTKVK, from the coding sequence ATGGCGAATAAAAAAGAAATACTTCACGCAAAAAAAATATTTGATCAGCTAAAGAAAGAATATCCGGTTGTAAAAGTTGCTCTCGATTTTGCAAATCCTTTCGAGTTGCTTATTTCAACAATACTTTCCGCACAAAGTACAGATGTTAGAGTAAACATTGTAACGGATGACCTATTCAAAAAATATAAGTCACCAAAGGATTATGTATCTGCTCCGCAGGAGGAGTTGGAAAAAGATATTTTCTCAACTGGATTCTACAAACAAAAAGCAAAAAGTATTAGAAATTGCTGCCAGGTTTTAATCGATAAATTTGGAGGAAAAGTTCCAGCAAATTTTGAGTTGCTAATTCAGTTACCTGGAGTTGGAAGAAAAACTGCATCGGTTGTTGCTGGAAATGGTTTTGGAATTCCTGCTATTGCTGTAGATACTCACGTTATCAGACTTTCTAATTTACTCGGCTTGGTAAATACAAATGATCCGGAGAAGATAGAACTCAAACTAAAGGAAATGCTCCCAGAAAAAGATTGGATAAATTCTTCACATTATCTTGTAACACACGGAAGAAATATTTGTATTGCAAGAAAACCAAAATGTGTTGATTGTATTATTGGAAAAATATGTCCAAGTTTTAATCCATTACCAACCACAAAAGTTAAATAG
- the porV gene encoding type IX secretion system outer membrane channel protein PorV, with product MKVLLRLVLVGIIVIGFNKISFAQGGESAVPFLLLAPDSKSGGLGESGAGLADNSSAIFWNPAGLAFQTGTELSITHSNWLPQFKLDLFYDYLTYKQYMEEVDGTISGSITYMNFGEFIQTGETGPDEIGRFRSFDAALTLGYATKLHPDWGLGLNFRVIHSRLSGKIKVGEQLGEGSATSVSFDIGGMWRPSSLVIPFTDEDLGNRFSMGVNLSNIGPKIYYINKAQADPIPTNFRLGFAYKILDDEYNSLIYTLDFSKLLVNKIKTKVVGVGVDGKDSTITIGDRDEFYKAIFTAWGDQPFSEELRDIITSMGLEFNYGKPGDFLFALRAGYFYEDPAYGNRKFITFGAGIRYDLYGFDFSYLTTSVFKGAENHPLNDTMRFTLLIGWGATVQPKGLPRGI from the coding sequence ATGAAAGTCTTATTAAGACTTGTTTTAGTTGGAATAATTGTAATTGGATTCAATAAAATTTCCTTTGCTCAAGGCGGAGAATCAGCAGTCCCATTTCTGCTTCTTGCCCCGGATTCAAAGTCTGGTGGATTAGGCGAATCGGGTGCTGGTTTAGCTGATAATTCTTCAGCAATTTTCTGGAATCCTGCTGGACTTGCTTTCCAGACAGGTACTGAATTGAGCATAACACATAGTAACTGGCTTCCTCAATTTAAGTTGGATTTGTTTTACGATTATTTAACCTACAAGCAATATATGGAAGAAGTTGATGGTACAATTTCTGGCAGTATTACTTATATGAATTTTGGCGAATTCATTCAAACCGGGGAAACAGGACCAGATGAAATTGGAAGGTTCAGATCTTTTGATGCTGCATTAACTCTTGGTTATGCAACAAAATTGCACCCAGACTGGGGACTTGGTTTAAACTTCAGAGTAATTCACAGCAGGCTTTCCGGAAAAATTAAAGTCGGCGAACAGCTTGGAGAAGGAAGTGCAACATCAGTTAGTTTTGATATTGGAGGAATGTGGAGACCATCAAGTTTAGTTATTCCATTTACTGATGAAGATCTTGGCAATCGATTTAGTATGGGAGTTAATTTAAGCAACATTGGACCCAAAATTTATTACATCAACAAAGCTCAGGCGGATCCAATCCCAACAAATTTTAGGTTAGGTTTTGCTTATAAAATTCTTGATGATGAATATAACTCCTTAATTTATACACTGGACTTTAGCAAATTGCTGGTAAATAAAATTAAAACTAAAGTTGTTGGTGTGGGAGTAGATGGTAAAGATTCCACAATAACGATAGGCGATAGAGATGAGTTTTATAAAGCTATTTTTACAGCTTGGGGAGACCAGCCATTTAGTGAAGAACTTAGAGATATTATAACTTCGATGGGATTAGAATTTAATTATGGAAAGCCAGGTGATTTTCTTTTTGCTTTAAGAGCCGGTTATTTTTATGAAGATCCAGCTTATGGCAATAGAAAATTCATAACATTTGGTGCTGGTATCCGTTATGATTTGTATGGATTTGATTTCAGTTATCTAACTACTTCAGTTTTTAAAGGTGCAGAAAATCATCCTTTGAATGATACAATGCGATTTACTTTACTAATAGGCTGGGGCGCAACTGTACAACCAAAAGGATTACCACGCGGAATATAA
- a CDS encoding (2Fe-2S) ferredoxin domain-containing protein, with the protein MKRFEKHIFICENKRPIDHPRGCCSDKGSHEIKEKFKSRLKELGLNATVRANTSGCLDACEFGPSVVIYPEQVWYGRVKLEDVEEIIQSHILKSKPVERLKIIDKRFNRDGE; encoded by the coding sequence ATGAAACGATTTGAAAAACATATTTTCATTTGTGAAAATAAACGACCAATTGATCATCCACGTGGTTGCTGTTCAGATAAAGGTTCGCACGAAATAAAAGAAAAATTTAAATCCCGATTGAAAGAATTGGGATTAAATGCAACGGTTCGTGCCAATACTTCCGGTTGTTTGGATGCTTGCGAATTTGGACCTTCTGTTGTAATTTATCCTGAGCAGGTTTGGTATGGCAGAGTTAAACTGGAAGATGTTGAAGAAATAATCCAAAGCCATATTTTGAAAAGCAAACCTGTTGAAAGATTAAAAATAATAGATAAAAGATTTAATAGAGATGGCGAATAA
- a CDS encoding HDIG domain-containing protein has protein sequence MENPASNRDFCLSLLKEYTRSESLLKHAFAVETCVKAYAAKYNEDELYWGNVALLHDFDYERFPSATEHPYKGSEILAEKGFDENFRKTILSHADYTNVPRETILAKVLYACDELSGFLTAVAYVRPSKSIDEVEVKSVKKKLKDKAFARTVSREDIQRGVEELGVPIDEHIQFCINAMKGKKELLGL, from the coding sequence TTGGAAAATCCAGCATCTAACAGAGATTTTTGTTTATCATTATTAAAAGAATACACAAGAAGTGAAAGTTTGTTGAAACATGCTTTTGCAGTAGAAACTTGTGTTAAAGCTTATGCTGCTAAATATAATGAAGATGAATTGTACTGGGGGAATGTTGCGTTGCTTCACGATTTTGACTATGAACGTTTTCCATCTGCAACTGAACATCCATATAAAGGTTCAGAAATTTTAGCTGAAAAAGGTTTTGATGAAAACTTCAGAAAAACTATTTTATCGCATGCCGATTATACAAATGTTCCAAGAGAAACTATATTAGCAAAAGTACTTTATGCCTGCGATGAACTTTCCGGTTTCTTAACTGCTGTTGCTTATGTTAGACCAAGCAAATCAATTGATGAAGTGGAAGTAAAATCTGTTAAGAAAAAATTAAAAGATAAAGCGTTTGCTCGTACAGTCAGCAGGGAGGATATTCAGAGAGGTGTTGAAGAGTTAGGTGTTCCGATTGACGAGCACATTCAATTCTGTATAAATGCAATGAAGGGGAAAAAAGAGTTGTTGGGACTTTAA
- a CDS encoding T9SS type A sorting domain-containing protein, protein MRSLILTFLICLGSLSAQTFIGRINPFPESAPSKISFGDTLKILAVMADFQEDKDAATYGTGKFGSIYSSDYGTKILDPLPHDKNYFQNHLEFAKNYFRKVSKGKVTIGYEMLPDIFTVSKTMRNYSPPTNSDDLSALGNFSKEIWQIVAASNPSIKFSDYNIFLIFHSGVGRDISSTGSLGTEKDLPSVYLSDKALKNIFNGDLTGLPQNKEGKYNTMIIPETESRESTSFDISSLLQLSINGLIVSSIASHIGLPDLFDTKTGLSAIGRFGLMDGQSIFTYSGAFPPEPSAWEKIYLGWEQPIESGIDSKSISIVANLAATLNDTTILKVPINSTEYFLVENRNRDVNKDGSKISYVVGNELRTKIFPNDMTGFYSWNIDSLSGVITDVDEYDWALPGSGIIIWHIDENVINANLADNKINIDKFHRGVDVEEADGVQDIGEKFQTIFGYEVIGEGTEQDLWYKGNKAKLYKNKFTKDTQPNTNSYSGANSLISFTEFSPISNRMSFKLSWGDSLIKPVISRRLLNNNSIIVSDESNPRIYSISNNYILVLANDGSIIDSVTVGSINLSYSALINNNNSNIILFSSFQNSTGKGILSILVDDIKSNKRSLYNPIIQSFSSLPVIRNTSDGNYEVVLGTDNGKVYFYSLESLISNQVPVPTDSLILEPYYNIFRIAADKDFYSLLLSDNRVEGSPSSTLYESSGKYFLLNGQEGDLVLTKDKSGNYQTIIGLYEDKFYLIQNGKQTTTFNSATSPTGSRNVFSMGDLLGDGNNYIFSVNSGKLEALNLTGGQANNFPFIDPQGIGFEGTPLIVDFAGDNNSEIITYTQDGRIFAIDGGSGKVVNGFPISVGESLSSTPVFFNDNGKASLAAITNTNHLYVWNISLVAGTPYWASENADNLNSSFVPAASSANAINSFFPKERAYNWPNPVYEDVTNIRYFVGEDSKINIKIFDLAGGFVTELNDFARGGFDNETVWNVKDIQSGVYFARVEASGSSGKTENNIIKIAVIK, encoded by the coding sequence ATGCGATCACTCATTCTAACTTTTCTAATTTGTTTGGGCAGTTTATCTGCCCAAACATTTATTGGACGAATCAATCCTTTTCCGGAATCAGCACCATCTAAAATATCTTTTGGTGATACGCTAAAAATTTTAGCAGTAATGGCAGATTTCCAGGAAGATAAGGATGCAGCAACTTATGGAACTGGAAAATTCGGATCAATTTATTCTTCGGATTATGGAACAAAAATATTAGATCCTTTACCACACGATAAAAATTACTTTCAGAATCATTTAGAATTTGCAAAAAATTATTTTAGAAAAGTATCCAAAGGTAAAGTTACAATTGGATACGAAATGCTTCCGGATATTTTCACTGTTTCCAAAACAATGAGAAATTATTCTCCACCAACTAATTCTGACGATTTATCAGCTTTGGGTAATTTCTCTAAAGAAATCTGGCAAATTGTTGCTGCTTCTAATCCTTCAATTAAATTTTCTGATTATAATATTTTCTTAATCTTCCATTCTGGTGTTGGAAGAGATATATCTTCCACCGGAAGTCTTGGTACTGAAAAAGATTTACCTTCAGTTTATCTTAGCGATAAAGCTTTAAAAAATATATTTAATGGTGATTTGACAGGACTTCCGCAAAACAAGGAAGGAAAATATAATACAATGATCATCCCTGAAACTGAAAGCAGGGAGAGTACAAGTTTTGATATTAGTTCTCTACTTCAGCTTTCAATTAATGGATTGATCGTATCAAGCATTGCCAGCCATATTGGATTACCGGATTTGTTTGATACAAAAACAGGCTTAAGTGCTATTGGGCGCTTTGGGTTGATGGATGGACAATCAATCTTTACTTATTCCGGGGCATTCCCTCCGGAACCATCTGCCTGGGAAAAAATTTATTTGGGCTGGGAGCAACCGATTGAATCAGGTATTGACAGCAAATCAATTAGCATTGTAGCAAACCTTGCTGCAACATTAAACGATACTACCATTTTAAAAGTGCCAATCAACTCTACAGAATATTTTCTTGTGGAAAATAGAAACCGGGATGTAAATAAAGATGGCTCAAAGATTTCCTATGTTGTTGGTAATGAACTTAGAACAAAAATATTTCCAAATGATATGACGGGATTCTATAGCTGGAATATTGATTCCTTAAGTGGAGTAATTACTGATGTAGATGAATATGATTGGGCTTTGCCGGGTAGTGGTATTATTATCTGGCATATTGATGAAAATGTGATAAATGCAAATTTAGCTGATAACAAAATCAATATAGATAAATTTCATCGTGGAGTAGATGTAGAAGAAGCAGATGGAGTACAAGATATTGGTGAAAAATTTCAAACGATTTTTGGTTATGAAGTAATTGGAGAGGGAACCGAGCAGGATTTATGGTATAAAGGAAACAAAGCAAAACTTTATAAAAATAAGTTTACTAAAGACACACAGCCAAACACAAACTCATACTCAGGTGCAAATAGCTTAATTAGTTTTACAGAATTTTCTCCAATAAGCAACAGGATGAGTTTTAAGTTGAGTTGGGGGGATTCTCTAATCAAACCGGTTATTAGCAGGCGATTACTTAATAATAATTCAATTATTGTTTCTGATGAGAGTAATCCAAGAATATATTCAATTTCCAATAATTACATTTTAGTTTTAGCAAATGACGGAAGTATTATAGATTCTGTTACTGTTGGATCTATTAATCTCAGCTACTCCGCATTGATTAATAATAATAATTCAAATATTATTTTATTTTCTTCATTCCAAAATTCAACGGGCAAAGGAATATTATCCATACTTGTTGATGATATTAAAAGTAATAAAAGAAGTTTATACAATCCGATAATTCAATCTTTTTCATCTCTACCTGTAATTAGAAATACCTCGGATGGAAATTATGAAGTGGTTTTAGGTACGGATAACGGCAAAGTATATTTTTATTCATTAGAAAGCTTGATTAGCAATCAGGTTCCAGTTCCAACAGATAGTTTAATTCTGGAACCATATTACAATATCTTTAGAATAGCAGCGGATAAAGATTTTTATTCTCTTTTATTATCGGACAATAGAGTGGAAGGATCTCCTTCATCAACTTTATATGAATCTTCGGGAAAATATTTTCTTTTAAATGGACAGGAAGGGGATTTAGTTTTGACTAAGGATAAATCAGGGAACTATCAAACAATAATTGGTCTTTATGAAGACAAATTTTATTTGATCCAAAATGGAAAGCAAACAACCACTTTTAATTCGGCAACTTCACCTACAGGTAGTCGCAATGTTTTTTCAATGGGTGATTTATTAGGAGATGGAAATAATTATATTTTTTCCGTTAATAGCGGAAAGCTGGAAGCATTAAATTTAACCGGCGGGCAGGCAAACAATTTCCCATTTATTGATCCTCAAGGTATTGGCTTTGAAGGAACTCCGTTGATTGTTGATTTTGCAGGTGATAATAATTCAGAAATTATAACCTATACCCAGGACGGAAGAATCTTTGCAATTGATGGTGGAAGTGGGAAAGTAGTTAATGGTTTTCCAATTTCTGTAGGAGAATCTTTAAGTTCTACACCAGTATTTTTTAATGATAATGGTAAGGCATCACTTGCAGCTATAACTAACACCAATCATCTTTATGTTTGGAATATTAGTTTAGTTGCAGGAACACCATATTGGGCAAGTGAGAATGCGGATAATTTAAATTCTTCTTTCGTTCCAGCGGCAAGTTCTGCAAACGCTATTAATTCTTTCTTTCCAAAAGAAAGAGCTTACAACTGGCCTAATCCTGTTTATGAAGATGTTACAAACATAAGATATTTTGTTGGAGAAGATTCTAAAATAAATATTAAGATTTTTGATCTGGCTGGCGGCTTTGTAACTGAGTTGAATGATTTTGCCCGAGGTGGATTTGATAACGAAACAGTATGGAATGTTAAAGACATACAGAGCGGAGTATATTTTGCAAGAGTTGAAGCGTCAGGTTCATCCGGCAAAACAGAAAATAACATAATTAAAATTGCAGTCATCAAATAA
- the porU gene encoding type IX secretion system sortase PorU, translating into MKSKISLIFLPFLFTILCAQQDFKVISSSKNSLIIEYKPHYDSSYVQINNEKYLKLSLKIGNQQLNSEPGLPEIPVRVMTVGVPSETGNTIQVIGSSYVEKNAKLSPVPKAIMEDGLLYYSYDVKENYSQKSASELVSFSDFGLTRNLPVQSITISPVQFEPIQYVIRLYTKIIFRINFAASKSAANVGTDDFNKDAVINYGVAKNWQIETSSLLKKQIVNNSVLSSGKWYRFETPDEGIYIINKTTLAAIGIDPATVDPRTIKIYNNGGKVLSENILTARPQDLVENAIFVNGESDGKFDDGDYILFYGRGINFWEYDATTKKVIRFYHNYSRQNYYWITYGGNTGKRMESKSSLNSTPDNTQLTTDAYYSWEEDKAKILPSGRLYVGDEFTEVQRVRQYPIKLDGIVSGSTVSYRFNFANRSELDVPLKIDENGTNIYFGTLFGLGIGNLENAEGLHGTQLTINTSFHGALPDDRSLLRMDYEPTRSPSIGYLNYYEIYYNRNLTAANNELQFYSQPTPGITEYHLSGFPSSDIKIFDITNFSDAKLISETHISGGDCVFQSSEVNNSISKYLAIGNSVYKTPINFTSIDNSNLHGIADGAKFIIITNSLFKEQAERYKVYKESNSLTKMSTVVVEVDKIFNEFSGGLQDVSAIRDFIKYAYDNWNIKPEYVLLFGDGDYDYKNVEEKSQNFVIPYESLDSFSAIGSYCSDDFYVYVSGNDRKVDLAIGRLNVTTVSEAKDMVDKIIRYETQSEFGLWRNLITLVADDEIGAKKTDESSLHTGQSESLSSSYIPSSYDQKKIYLTVYPTVETAIGRRKPSVNKAIIEAANEGTVIMNWIGHGNPDVWAHEYVFEKSVTIPQMLSDKYFFLTAATCDFGRYDVPGIQSSTELMILKPDGGSIGTFSAARTVYAQDNAAINQEFYSNLFRKDSLNLISTIGKAYYLTKLEYFAGISNNDLKFHLFGDPTLRLLVPQLPSKVDSINGSALTSKINIKALSNIKIDGTVRTPHGQLDNNFNGEAVISVYDSERLVLLTNMHNYPMTVQGGVIYKGRVSVINGKYSTSFIVPKDISYENKSGKIVGYLSNSSSDAISFSDSIIVGGTDYSITDDKKGPEMEISFDNAASENSYLVNSDCTLLVKLKDQTGLNTTGNGIGHTLSGILNENENAPLDFTNYFVGDLNANGKSGFIKYNFYGLDFGDYKIQVKAWDVFNNYSSAEKTFTVVNGSDLVLRDVVNYPNPFRSNTTFTFQHNLSQPVSLKIKVYTVAGRLIKALEESNISDKFVKVDWDGRDDDGNTISNGVYLYKLIVKTLDGKLNREVLGKLAVIK; encoded by the coding sequence ATGAAAAGCAAAATCTCTTTAATATTTTTACCATTCTTATTTACTATTCTTTGTGCTCAACAAGATTTTAAAGTAATATCTTCATCGAAAAATTCATTGATCATTGAATATAAACCGCATTACGATTCATCTTACGTTCAAATTAACAATGAAAAATATCTTAAGTTAAGTTTAAAAATTGGCAACCAACAGTTGAATAGTGAACCTGGTTTGCCAGAAATACCTGTTAGGGTAATGACTGTTGGTGTACCTTCAGAAACCGGAAATACAATTCAAGTTATTGGATCTTCATATGTAGAAAAAAATGCAAAACTTTCGCCAGTTCCTAAAGCAATTATGGAAGATGGTTTGTTGTATTATTCTTATGATGTGAAGGAAAATTATTCTCAGAAGTCTGCAAGTGAATTAGTTAGTTTTAGTGATTTTGGTTTAACAAGAAATCTTCCTGTTCAATCAATCACTATTTCTCCAGTTCAATTTGAGCCTATACAATATGTAATAAGATTATATACGAAAATTATTTTTAGGATAAACTTTGCAGCTTCAAAATCTGCTGCTAATGTTGGCACAGATGATTTTAATAAAGATGCAGTAATAAATTATGGTGTAGCTAAAAATTGGCAGATTGAAACATCTTCATTATTAAAGAAACAAATTGTTAATAACAGTGTGCTATCTTCCGGAAAGTGGTATCGGTTTGAAACCCCGGATGAAGGAATTTATATAATTAACAAAACAACTCTGGCAGCAATTGGAATTGATCCTGCAACAGTGGACCCACGAACAATAAAAATTTATAATAACGGTGGCAAGGTTTTATCAGAAAATATTTTAACAGCTCGCCCACAGGATTTAGTTGAAAATGCAATTTTTGTTAATGGGGAATCTGACGGGAAATTTGATGATGGTGATTATATTCTTTTTTATGGCAGAGGAATAAATTTTTGGGAATATGATGCAACTACTAAAAAAGTTATTCGGTTTTATCATAATTATTCCAGGCAAAATTATTATTGGATTACATATGGTGGTAATACCGGTAAAAGAATGGAATCCAAATCAAGTTTAAACTCCACACCGGACAATACACAACTAACTACAGATGCTTATTACAGTTGGGAAGAAGATAAAGCAAAAATACTGCCTAGCGGCAGATTATATGTTGGAGATGAATTTACTGAGGTTCAAAGAGTGAGGCAATATCCAATTAAACTGGATGGTATTGTAAGCGGTTCAACAGTCTCTTATCGTTTCAATTTTGCCAACAGATCCGAACTGGATGTTCCATTAAAAATTGATGAGAACGGAACAAATATTTATTTTGGAACTCTGTTTGGACTTGGTATAGGGAATCTTGAAAACGCAGAAGGATTACATGGAACTCAATTAACAATCAATACTTCTTTTCACGGGGCATTACCAGATGATAGAAGTTTGCTTAGGATGGATTATGAACCAACCCGTTCTCCTTCGATTGGATACTTGAATTATTATGAAATTTATTACAATAGGAATTTAACTGCTGCAAATAATGAATTACAATTTTATTCACAACCGACTCCCGGAATTACTGAGTATCATTTATCCGGATTTCCATCAAGCGACATTAAAATTTTTGATATAACTAATTTTTCTGACGCGAAATTAATTTCTGAAACACACATTAGTGGAGGCGACTGCGTTTTTCAATCTTCTGAAGTTAATAATTCAATTAGCAAATATTTAGCAATTGGTAATTCAGTTTACAAAACACCAATCAATTTTACTTCAATTGATAATTCCAATTTGCATGGAATTGCAGATGGAGCAAAGTTTATCATTATTACAAATAGCTTATTTAAAGAGCAAGCTGAAAGATACAAGGTTTATAAAGAATCAAATTCTCTTACAAAAATGTCCACAGTTGTAGTGGAAGTGGATAAGATTTTTAATGAATTTTCCGGTGGTTTGCAGGATGTGAGCGCCATCCGTGATTTTATTAAATATGCATATGATAACTGGAATATAAAACCGGAATATGTTCTTCTTTTTGGTGATGGCGATTATGATTATAAAAATGTTGAAGAGAAAAGTCAGAATTTTGTAATTCCTTATGAATCACTTGATTCTTTTAGCGCAATTGGTTCATATTGTTCAGACGATTTTTACGTGTACGTATCGGGTAACGACAGGAAAGTGGATTTAGCAATTGGAAGGCTGAATGTAACAACTGTATCAGAAGCCAAAGATATGGTTGATAAGATAATCCGTTACGAAACTCAATCAGAGTTTGGTTTATGGCGAAATCTTATTACGCTGGTGGCGGATGATGAGATTGGCGCAAAAAAAACTGATGAAAGTTCACTTCACACAGGTCAATCAGAATCTTTAAGTTCTTCCTACATTCCTTCATCTTATGATCAAAAGAAAATTTATTTGACAGTTTATCCAACAGTTGAAACAGCAATTGGAAGAAGAAAACCTTCTGTTAATAAAGCTATAATAGAAGCTGCTAATGAAGGGACTGTTATTATGAATTGGATAGGTCATGGTAATCCCGATGTTTGGGCTCACGAATATGTGTTTGAAAAGAGTGTTACTATTCCACAGATGCTAAGCGATAAATATTTCTTTTTAACAGCGGCTACTTGCGATTTTGGAAGGTATGATGTCCCTGGAATCCAAAGCTCCACAGAATTAATGATTCTTAAACCTGATGGCGGTTCTATTGGTACTTTTAGTGCTGCGCGTACAGTTTACGCTCAAGATAATGCAGCCATCAACCAGGAGTTTTATTCAAATCTGTTCCGGAAAGATTCCTTGAATCTCATCTCTACAATTGGTAAGGCTTATTACCTTACAAAACTTGAATATTTCGCAGGAATTTCTAATAATGATTTAAAATTTCATTTATTTGGTGATCCAACATTAAGATTATTGGTCCCGCAATTACCGTCAAAAGTTGATTCTATAAATGGATCTGCATTAACTTCTAAAATAAATATCAAAGCATTATCAAATATCAAAATTGATGGAACTGTTAGAACTCCGCACGGGCAATTGGATAATAACTTTAATGGTGAGGCAGTAATAAGCGTTTATGATTCTGAAAGGTTAGTACTATTAACAAATATGCATAATTACCCGATGACTGTGCAGGGTGGTGTGATTTATAAAGGAAGAGTATCAGTAATCAACGGGAAATATTCAACTTCGTTCATAGTTCCTAAAGATATTTCCTACGAAAATAAATCTGGGAAAATTGTTGGTTATTTAAGTAATTCTTCAAGCGATGCAATTAGTTTTTCAGACAGTATAATTGTTGGAGGTACTGATTACTCAATTACTGATGATAAAAAAGGACCAGAAATGGAAATTTCCTTTGATAATGCTGCATCTGAAAATTCTTATTTAGTAAATTCAGATTGCACTTTGTTGGTTAAGCTTAAAGATCAAACCGGACTTAATACAACCGGTAATGGTATTGGTCATACACTTTCTGGAATATTGAATGAGAATGAAAATGCACCATTGGATTTTACAAATTATTTTGTTGGAGATTTGAATGCTAATGGTAAATCAGGTTTTATCAAATATAACTTCTATGGATTGGATTTTGGTGATTATAAAATTCAGGTAAAAGCCTGGGATGTTTTTAATAATTATTCTTCTGCAGAAAAAACTTTTACAGTTGTAAATGGCAGCGACCTTGTATTAAGAGATGTTGTTAATTATCCAAATCCATTCAGATCAAACACAACGTTTACCTTTCAACACAATTTATCTCAACCTGTTAGTCTAAAAATAAAAGTTTATACAGTAGCTGGCAGATTAATTAAAGCATTGGAGGAATCAAATATTTCTGATAAATTTGTAAAGGTTGATTGGGATGGACGTGATGATGATGGAAACACAATTTCTAATGGGGTTTACCTTTATAAACTTATTGTTAAAACTCTCGACGGAAAATTAAATAGAGAAGTGCTGGGTAAACTGGCGGTTATTAAATAG
- a CDS encoding SMP-30/gluconolactonase/LRE family protein has protein sequence MNTKILIMFLTIIIFSITISFAQDSLPENHHFIKVADSLKFPEGPAWDGRGSLYVSNCNGNWVTRIRNGKPDTFIVAPSSPFSFEKTNGLTVNKDGCLYACEYGKGAILKFTMDGKCFSLASGYKGKKFNRPNDLAFDSKGNLYFTDPKSYDKNNPDGIVYQISRKTQKVKPVYTGLCFPNGIAISPDAKFVYVCESAKERVLKFRLKKDGTFGEPEVFIILPGGDPDGIAFDVEGNLYVAHFGGKAIYVVKPDGSIKQKIITPGKKPSNLEFADADMKTLYITEDETNAVYKIRVDTAGFRLFCSPNSD, from the coding sequence ATGAATACAAAAATTCTTATTATGTTTTTAACCATAATAATATTTTCAATTACAATCTCATTTGCACAAGATAGTTTACCGGAAAACCACCATTTTATAAAAGTAGCTGATAGTTTAAAATTTCCTGAAGGACCGGCATGGGATGGAAGAGGAAGTTTATATGTTTCCAATTGTAATGGAAATTGGGTAACGAGAATAAGAAATGGAAAACCCGATACATTTATTGTGGCTCCCTCTTCCCCATTCAGTTTTGAAAAAACTAATGGATTAACTGTGAATAAAGATGGCTGCCTTTATGCCTGTGAATATGGAAAAGGAGCCATATTAAAATTTACAATGGATGGGAAATGTTTTTCATTAGCTTCTGGTTATAAAGGAAAAAAATTTAACCGTCCGAATGATTTAGCATTTGATAGTAAGGGAAATTTATATTTTACAGATCCTAAATCTTATGATAAAAACAATCCTGATGGAATTGTTTACCAGATTTCCAGGAAAACACAAAAGGTAAAACCTGTTTACACTGGATTATGTTTCCCAAATGGAATTGCTATTTCTCCCGATGCTAAATTTGTTTATGTCTGTGAATCCGCAAAAGAAAGAGTATTAAAATTTAGATTAAAAAAGGATGGTACTTTTGGTGAGCCGGAAGTTTTTATTATTCTTCCTGGTGGTGATCCGGATGGAATTGCTTTTGATGTTGAAGGAAATTTATATGTGGCACACTTTGGTGGTAAAGCAATTTACGTGGTTAAACCTGATGGTTCAATTAAACAAAAAATAATTACACCGGGTAAAAAACCCAGCAACCTGGAATTTGCAGATGCTGATATGAAAACTCTCTACATTACTGAAGATGAAACAAACGCAGTTTACAAAATTCGTGTGGATACAGCAGGGTTTAGATTATTTTGCTCTCCAAATTCAGATTAG